GACACGGTTAAACCCCATCCTGTAAAGTGGGTTTACCTCTTCTCCCGCTTTTTTCAGCACCGAAAAACATTCCTGTTTTGTCCAGCAGCGAATGGGGTAATGAATCTGGCACTTAAAATAATCGTCCCATTTCCCTTCAGGGGTATTCTTCCTGGCATCTGATTCATCACAACGAACACCAGTGTATCGCTCAAACTCAATACCTTTGTCCCTCAGATTTTCATTACACCAACGCCGCTGGGGAGCAAGCTTCAGATGCTCAGTGCAGAATTGTGCCTTGCGAGATGGAAACCTTTGTTTGATGTACGCTAGTCGGTCGAATGTCAGAACGTCGTTATCATCAAACTCTTGCCTTCGATCTCGTGTCTTTCCCGGCCTTGTGCCACGTGTTCCGAGATCCTTAATCAATGGAGTGACTTGAACAACTGGAAAAACGGTCTCGCTAAACTGCCTTATAAATTCAGTAGTGACTGGGTGCTCATGGCCACCAACATCAGAATTCATTGCGATAATATCTTCATCACCGAATTTCTGACGCATCCACCAAAGGCACGCCTGGCTATCTACACCTCCTGAAAAGCCAATTACATGCTTCACGCTGTTGCCTCCAATCCCTCTCTCAGTGCCTCTGATTGATCTTTATTCAGAGCCCCGGTCTGATAGCACCGTTCACACTTCTTGCCGCCACAATGCCCGCAGACTGCGACCGGTTTCCGGTATTTGATGGTATTCATCAGGTTTGTGTAGCAGGTCATGATGTCCTGCATTGCGTTAGGGTTGTACCAGGCGCCGCCCGGCCCGTCCGGCAATTCGTGGATTGCTTTCTTGAGAGCCGTAGCGCGTTTCTGAACTTCGTTGAACGCAGCCTGCATTTCCTTCACGTGGTATTCAGTGACCACATCTTCAGGAATAACCGGATCGT
The sequence above is a segment of the Gimesia algae genome. Coding sequences within it:
- a CDS encoding phosphoadenosine phosphosulfate reductase domain-containing protein; this encodes MKHVIGFSGGVDSQACLWWMRQKFGDEDIIAMNSDVGGHEHPVTTEFIRQFSETVFPVVQVTPLIKDLGTRGTRPGKTRDRRQEFDDNDVLTFDRLAYIKQRFPSRKAQFCTEHLKLAPQRRWCNENLRDKGIEFERYTGVRCDESDARKNTPEGKWDDYFKCQIHYPIRCWTKQECFSVLKKAGEEVNPLYRMGFNRVGCAPCINASKADVREWNARFPEMIDKVREWEQRVRRTFFAPCVPGMRINWIDDVVRWSKTAFGGKQPMLPIVEVEAAAGMCSSSYGLCE